In Xanthomonas campestris pv. phormiicola, the DNA window GCCTGGGCTGGTCGTACCGGGACCTGCTGAGCTTCTCGGTGGCCGCGTTCCAGCTGCCCGACAGCGGCGACCGCGGCCGCTGGTACAAGGCGGCCGACCTGAGCGTGCACCAGGCCTTGCCGGCGCACCTGGCGCTGTCCGCCGGCGTCGGCATCAGCCAGGCGCCGTCCGCCCTGTACGGCCTGGGCAGCGCCGAGCACTACCGCTACGGCCACGCCGGGCTGCTGTGGAACGCCGGCTCGTGGACGGCCGAGATCGACCGGGAATTCAGCGGCGCGCGCGGCGGCTACGCCTGGCATGCCAAGCCCCCCTGGCCTTGGGTGATCACCGTGTCGCGGTCCTTCTGAGTCCCACGCAACCTTTTGCCCGCCGAACCGGCACAGACCGACGTCCGTTGCGAGTCCATGCCTTCATGAACGAAACCGATCCCCTTGGCGATGCCACCGACCGCGTGCTGCTCCGGCGCATGGCCGGCGGCGACCGCGACGCGCTGGCCACCCTGTACCGCAACTACCACGGGCGGTTGTGCCGGTTCCTGTCGCGGCTGACCCGGCGCCCGGACATCATCGAGGAAGCGATCAACGACTGCTTCTGGATCGCCTGGCAGAAGGCCGGCGACTTCCGCGGCGATTCGCAGGTCTCGACCTGGATCATGGGCATCGCCTACCGCTGCGGGCTCAAGGCGATCCGCCACCACAGCGACGAGGCGATCGAGGACGGGGTGACCGCCGAAGACCACTTCGCCGCCACCGACCCGGACGAGGACCGCGAACTGCGCGACTGGCTGGGCAAGGGCCTGGAGCGGCTGTCGGCCGACCAGCGCCTGGTGGTCGAACTGGTCTACGGCCTGGGCCACAAGCTGGAAGACGTCGCGGCGATCATGCAGTGCCCGGTGGGCACGATCAAGGCGCGGCTGTTCCATGCGCGGGTCAAGCTGCGCAACGTGCTGCCCGGATTGGCCGGCGGCGCTTCCCCTCTGACGGAGAGCGTGTCATGAAGACAGGCTTCAACGAGCCGGGCAACGAGTGCTCGCACGCCTGGGAACTGATGCCGTGGGTGCTGCAGTCCAGCGCCACGGAAGAACAGCACGACTGGCTGATCGCGCACCTGGCCAAGTGCAGCTTCTGCAGCGCCGAGTTCGCGCAGCAGAGCCGGCTGCGCCTGGCGATGTCGCTGCCCAGCGACGTGCCGGTGGACGCCGAGGCCGGGCTGCAGCGCCTGCTCGGCCGCCTCGACGCGCCCGAGCCGCAGCGCCAGCCGGCGCGCGTGCGCTCCAGCTGGACCACGCGGGCGCTGGTCGCCGCGGCGCTGCTGCAGGCGGTGGGCCTGGGCGTGCTCGGGGCCAGGCTGTCCGCCAGCGACCAGAGCGCCAGCTACCGCACCCTCAGCGATACCGCGCAGCCGCTGGCCGCCGACGCGATCCGCGTGGTGCCGGATGCGCACATGTCCCTGGCCGACTGGGACGCCCTGCTGCGTAAGCTGCAGCTGCGCGTGGTCGGCGGCCCCAACGGCGCTGGCGCCTACACCGTGGTGCCGGTCCAGGCCGGCTCGCCGGCGCAGCCGCAGCGCAGCGTGCAGCAGTTGCGTGCGACGCCCGGCATCCGCCTGGCGGAGCCGATTTCCGCACCATGAGCCTTTCTCGCGCCGGCCTGCTCTTCGCCTGTCTAGTGCTCGGCGCTTGCGCCCATGACCGGCGCAACGCTGCCGCCACACCTGCTGCTGCGGCGGCGGCAACCGCGAAGACACCGACCCTGGACGCCTCGCCGACGCTGGACAGCCAGCGCCAGATCGTGCTCGCCGTGGCCAATCCGATGGCCGCGCCGGGCCGCCACGCCGGCTCCAACCTGATCGGCTACGCCTCCTCCAGCTACTACGGCGCAGGCGCCCAGGCCGCCGGCATGCTCGATGCGTTGACCCGCCGCTATGGCCTGCGCGCGGTGACCGGCTGGCCGATCAAGCCGCTCGGCCTGTACTGCGTGGTGCTGGAGCCGGCACCGGGGGTGCAACGCGACGCACTGCTCGCGGCGCTGGCCAAGGACGAACGCGTCGCCCTGTCGCAACCGTTGCAGGACTTCGCCACCTATGCCGACCCGGCGCCGCCGGCCACGCCGACGCCGCCGCTGCACTACAACGATCCCTACGTGGACATGCAGCGCGGCTTCGTCGCCACCAATGCCGCCGCCGCACAGGCGCTGAGCCAGGGCCAGGGCGTGACCGTGGCCATCGTCGATACCGGCGTGGACACCGCGCATCCGGACCTGCAGGGCCGCCTGCGCGACGTGCGCGACCTGGTCGCCGCCGATCCTGCCGCGTTCAACCGCGACCACCACGGCACCGAGGTCGCCGGGATCATCGCCGCCGGCAGCAACAACCATCTGGGCATCGTCGGCATGGCGCCCAAGGCCATGCTCGACGTGTACAAGGCCTGCTGGTACCCGCAGCGCGCCGGCGCCGGCGCCGGCTGCAATTCCTTCACCCTGGCCAAGGCGCTGGTCGCGATCGGCGACACCCGCACGCGCATCATCAACCTGAGCCTGGGCGGGCCGGCCGATCCGCTGCTGCGCAAGCTGCTCGAGCAGTTGCTGCGGCAGGGCCGCATCGTGGTCGCGGCGATGCCGCCGGACGGCCGCCTGGACGGCTTTCCCGACGGCACCCCGGGCGTGATCGTGGTACGCAGCAGCAGCGCCACCCCGTCGCCGCCGGGCGTGCTCAGCGCGCCCGGCGAGGACATTCTCACCACCCAGCCCAACGGCGCCTACGATTTCACTTCCGGCTCGTCGATGGCCACCGCCCACGTCAGCGGCGTGGTCGCGTTGCTGCTGTCGCTGGCGCCGCAGCTGGATGCGCGCAGCGTGCACGAGCTGCTGCGCCGGACCAGCCGGCAACGCGACGGCCTGCTGCAGGTGGATGCCGCCGCCGCGGTGCAGGCGCTGCCGCGCACCGCCACCACGGCGCGCTGAGCGCGGCGGCCATGGCCAAGTGGATTCCGCAGTGGCTGCACCGGCTCGGCTCGCCGCCGACGTTCTACCGCATCGCCGGCACGATCCGCCCGTGGGCGCTGGGCGCGGCGCTGCTGCTTGGCGCGGTCGCGTTCTACGGCGGCCTGGTGCTGGCGCCGCCGGACTACCAGCAACACGACGCCTACCGGATCATCTTCATCCACGTGCCCAGCGCCTGGATGAGCCTGTTCGTGTATGCCGCGATGGGCGCGGCCGGCTTCGTCGCCCTGGTGTGGCGGCTGAAGCTCGCCGAAGTGGCGTGCATGGCCTGCGCCTCGATCGGCGCGGCGTTCACCTTCATCACCCTGTGCACCGGCTCGCTGTGGGGCAAGCCGATGTGGGGCGCCTGGTGGACCTGGGACGCGCGGCTGACCTCGGAACTGGTGCTGCTGTTCCTGTACCTGGGCGTGATCGGCCTGTACCGCGCGATCGAGGATCCGCGCCAGGGCGCGCGCGCCGCCGCGCTGCTGGCGCTGGTCGGGCTGATCAACCTGCCGATCGTGCATTTCTCCGTGGTCTGGTGGAACACCCTGCACCAGGGCTCGACCGTGCGCGTGCTGGGTCCGTCGAAGATGCCGCTGGCGATGCTGTGGCCGCTGCTGACCGCGGTGCTGGCGAGCAAGTGCTATTACCTGGCCAGCCTGCTCGGCCGCATGCGCACCGACCTGCTGGCGCTGGAGCGCGGCAAGGGCTGGGTGCGGGCGCTCGCCCTGGCCGCACACGCGCCGGCGCCGCTGCCGGAAGCGCGCCTGGCGGCGGAGCACGCGGCATGAGCGGGTTCTGGGCGATGGGCGGCTACGCGGCCTACGTGTGGACCGCCTATGCGCTGTTCCTGCTGGTCCTGCTGCTGGACACGCTGCTGCCGCGCTGGCGGCAGCGGCGCCTGCTCGCCGACACGCGCGCCCAGTTGCTGCGCGAACAGGCGCGGCGCCAGC includes these proteins:
- a CDS encoding S8 family serine peptidase — its product is MSLSRAGLLFACLVLGACAHDRRNAAATPAAAAAATAKTPTLDASPTLDSQRQIVLAVANPMAAPGRHAGSNLIGYASSSYYGAGAQAAGMLDALTRRYGLRAVTGWPIKPLGLYCVVLEPAPGVQRDALLAALAKDERVALSQPLQDFATYADPAPPATPTPPLHYNDPYVDMQRGFVATNAAAAQALSQGQGVTVAIVDTGVDTAHPDLQGRLRDVRDLVAADPAAFNRDHHGTEVAGIIAAGSNNHLGIVGMAPKAMLDVYKACWYPQRAGAGAGCNSFTLAKALVAIGDTRTRIINLSLGGPADPLLRKLLEQLLRQGRIVVAAMPPDGRLDGFPDGTPGVIVVRSSSATPSPPGVLSAPGEDILTTQPNGAYDFTSGSSMATAHVSGVVALLLSLAPQLDARSVHELLRRTSRQRDGLLQVDAAAAVQALPRTATTAR
- a CDS encoding sigma-70 family RNA polymerase sigma factor; translation: MNETDPLGDATDRVLLRRMAGGDRDALATLYRNYHGRLCRFLSRLTRRPDIIEEAINDCFWIAWQKAGDFRGDSQVSTWIMGIAYRCGLKAIRHHSDEAIEDGVTAEDHFAATDPDEDRELRDWLGKGLERLSADQRLVVELVYGLGHKLEDVAAIMQCPVGTIKARLFHARVKLRNVLPGLAGGASPLTESVS
- a CDS encoding zf-HC2 domain-containing protein, which translates into the protein MKTGFNEPGNECSHAWELMPWVLQSSATEEQHDWLIAHLAKCSFCSAEFAQQSRLRLAMSLPSDVPVDAEAGLQRLLGRLDAPEPQRQPARVRSSWTTRALVAAALLQAVGLGVLGARLSASDQSASYRTLSDTAQPLAADAIRVVPDAHMSLADWDALLRKLQLRVVGGPNGAGAYTVVPVQAGSPAQPQRSVQQLRATPGIRLAEPISAP
- the ccmD gene encoding heme exporter protein CcmD, whose translation is MSGFWAMGGYAAYVWTAYALFLLVLLLDTLLPRWRQRRLLADTRAQLLREQARRQRGASSSRLPGSADESHP
- a CDS encoding heme ABC transporter permease; translation: MAKWIPQWLHRLGSPPTFYRIAGTIRPWALGAALLLGAVAFYGGLVLAPPDYQQHDAYRIIFIHVPSAWMSLFVYAAMGAAGFVALVWRLKLAEVACMACASIGAAFTFITLCTGSLWGKPMWGAWWTWDARLTSELVLLFLYLGVIGLYRAIEDPRQGARAAALLALVGLINLPIVHFSVVWWNTLHQGSTVRVLGPSKMPLAMLWPLLTAVLASKCYYLASLLGRMRTDLLALERGKGWVRALALAAHAPAPLPEARLAAEHAA